Sequence from the Archangium lipolyticum genome:
GGGAGGGACGGCGTGCTGGCATGGGTCATGCTGTGAAGAGGCAGCTGACTTTTCGTTCGGGTCCTTCGCCATGATGCCTCCCTTGCCGACCGAACCCCGCCCGCCGCGCATCCTCCTGGCCGAGGATGATGACGAGATGCGTGCGCTCCTCACCCTGACACTGGCGAGGGCCGGCTATGCCGTGGTGGCACTGGAGGACGGCTTCGAATTGTCGGACTACGTGTCCCTGACCCAGGTGTTCGGCGGCCCCCTGCTGGCGCCGGATCTCATCCTCTCGGATGTGCGGATGCCGGGGCGGACCGGGCTGGAGGTGCTCGTCCAGGCGCGGGCCTGTGGTCTTGCCTGCCCGGTGGTCATCCTGTCGGCCTTCACCGACGACGAGACGCGTGAGGAGGCTCGGAAGCTCGGGGTGAAAGCGGTGCTGGACAAGCCCGTGGACCTCGAGGAGTTGAAGTCCACGCTGCACGAACTGGCCCGCGCTGGCCTCCCGGTCCGGTGAGATGGAAGCCCTGTCACAGCAGGGCGCTCGATGTTGATGTAGCGTGCCGGTAGTACCCTCTCGCTCGCGGCCCCCCCTCGTATGTTCCGCTCCCGTACGCTCGCCCTCGCGGTCGCCGTCGTGCTCCTCCTGGCCGCCGGGGCCGTCATCTGGCGCCCGGCCGCGCCGAACGCCCCGCCCGCCGCGCCCATCGGTTCGACGGGAGCGGCCGTGCGCCCCGCCCCGCCCGCGCCCCAGGTGACGGTGAAGCTTCAGTCCTCCGCTACCGGCTATGTCGGCTCGGAGAAGTGCGCCGAGTGCCATGACGACGAGCACGCCGCGTGGAGCAAGGACTGGCATGCCCGTGCGCTCTCCGAGGCCACCCCGCGCTACGTGGTGGGTGACTTCTCCCAGACGCACTTCAAGGGCGAGTCCAGCGAGGCGTGGATGTCGCGGAGGGACGAGCACTCCTTCATGAGCACGCGGGGGCCCACCGGTGGCACCTTCGAGTACCCCGTGCACTGGGTGGTGGGCGGCAAGCGGATGCAGGATCCCGTCACCGTCATGCCCGACGGCCGCTGGCAGGTGCTGCCCATCTACTTCCACGTCACCGGCAAGGGCGAGTGGGTGGACTACTCCGAGACCAAGCAGGGGGCGCTGACGACGGACCATCCCTTCTTCTGGTCCAACTGGCAGCGCAACGCCCAGCACTCGTGCCTGGACTGCCACGTCACCGGCCTCAACGCGACGTACGACCGGCAGGCCCACCAGTGGAGCACCGGCTTCGCGGACCCGGGCGTGGCCTGCGAGAGCTGCCACGGCCCCGGCGCGCGTCACGCGGAGACGCAACTGAAGAAGGACATCGTCCAGCCGGCGAAGCTGCCGCCGCGCGAGGAGCTGGCCGTGTGCGGGCAGTGCCACGGGCCGCACCGCACGCTCTTCCCCCTGCTGGATGCGCGGCACCGCTTCCACCCGGGGGACTCGTACGAGGACCATTACCAGCCCATGGTGGTCACCCTCGGAAACCAGCGCTCCGGCGACTACTTCGATGATGGGCGCCCCAAGACGTCCAGCTTCGAGTACCAGGCCCTCTCCCAGTCCCGGTGCCACCTGCAGGGGGGCGCCACCTGCCTCACCTGCCACACCGCGCCCCACGGCGAGCACGCGGCCAATGAAGTCAAGCAGCCCAAGCACCTCGCCCAGGGCGTGACGGTGGGCTCCGCGAGCTGCCAGGGCTGCCACGCGAAGGTGTTCGCCGAGGGCGAGAAGCACACGCACCACGCCTCGGCGGAGGCGCGGGACTGCCTGGCGTGCCACATGCCGCCCACCATCTCGGGCGTGCTGGACCACTTCGCGGACCACGCCCTCGACGTGCCGGTGCCCCAGAACACGGTGAAGCACGGCATTCCCAACGCGTGCAACGCGTGCCACACGCACGAGAAGGCCTCGCCCGAGTCGATGGTGGCGGCGATGGAGAAGTGGTGGCCGAAGGCGAAGCAGCGGCAGGCGCGGCGGATGCGGCTGGCGGACGCCATCGCCGAGAAGACCGCCGCGGCCAGCCGCCAGCCGCTGGAGCAGGTGCTGGCGGACAAGAAGGAGGCTCCGACCCTACGTGGCGTGGCGGCCCAACTGCTGGCCCAGCGCTTCCGCAAGGACGCCGTGCCCGCGCTGAAGGCGGCGCTCGCCACGGCGACGGACTCCACGCTGCGCTCGGAGCTCGCCGAGGCGCTGGCCTCCACGGGCACGCGTGAAGTGGCGGACACGCTCGCCCCACTGCTGAAGGACAAGTCGCTCTGGGTGCGCCAGGCCGCCGCCGTGCCGCTCGCCAGCGTGGGGGACGCGCGCGGGACCGCGGCGCTGGAGGAACTGGCGCGCCATCCCGACTCCGAGGGGCTGCCGGTGCCACACGTGGTGCTCGGCCAGATGGCGTTCCGCCGGGGCGACCTGGCCACCGGCATCCGCGAGCTGGAGCGCTCGCTGGACCTTCAGCCGTACAACGCCGAGGTGCTGGTGCTGCTGGCCGATGCCTACGCCCGCCAGGGTGACATGGTGCGGGCGAGGGACCGGCTGGAGGAGGCGTTGCGGTTCGACCCGCGGCACCGGGGTGCCCGGCAGCGGATGAACCTCATGAAGAACGGGCGTGGCCCGGGGCGGTGAGGCGCGGAGGCGGGTCTCGGGGTAGACTCGCGCCTCCCGTGAATCGCATCTCCGCCAGAGTGTTCGCCGCCGTGGGTCTGCTCTTCGTCGCCTCCGGCATGAGCGGGCTCGTCTTCGAGGTCATCTGGGTCCGCTACCTGACGTTGGTGGTGGGCCACACCACGTTCGCCGCGAGCCTGGTGGTGTCCGCCTTCCTGGCGGGGCTCGTCCTGGGCAGTCTCGCGCTGGGGCGGCTCGCGGACAGGTTGAGCCGCCCGCTGCTGGCCTACGGGCTGCTGGAGGCCGCCACGGGCGTGCTCGCGCTGGGCATCACCCATGTGCTGGCCACCCTGCCCGAGTGGCTCTCCGCGCTGGGCCTGCCGGGTGGAGGACCGCTGCCGGTGCGCGGGGTGCTGGCCTTCCTGCTGGTGTTGCCGCCCACCTTCTTCATGGGGGGCACACTGCCCGTCCTCGTGCGCTTCGTGGCGCGTCAGCTGGAGGGGCTGGGGCGCTCCTTCGGTGTGCTGTACGCCCTCAACACCCTGGGCGCGGCGCTCGGCTGCGGGTTGGCGGGTTTCTATCTCATCGGCGCGGTGGGGCTGTGGCGCACGGCGGCAATCGCCTCGGGGCTCAACCTGCTCGTGGGGCTCGCCGTGTTCCTCCTGCACCTGCGGCTGCGCCCCGAGCCCCTTCCCGCCAGCGCGTCCACCCCCGCCGAGGCGGCTCCCGACGCTTCCGCTGCCTTCCACGGTGCGCGCCGCACGTTGCTCGTCACCGCCTTCGCGCTGTGCGGCTTCGCGTCCATCTCCTACGAGGTGCTCTGGTTCCGCGTCCTCTCCACCTCGCTGGACTCCTCCACGTATGCCTTCACCATCCTCCTGGTGACGTTCCTGCTGGGGCTCGTCATCGGAGGGCTCGTCTACTCGCTGCGGCTGGCCGGGCGGGTGCGTGAGCTGGAGCTCTTCGTCTCCGTGGAGGCGATGCTTTCCTTCGCGGGCCTGTTGTCCCTGGCGCTGCTGGGCATGTCCCGCCCGGTGAGCCAGGTGCTCTCCGGGCTGGTGGGCGGCTGGGGCCCCAACGCCGTCTACGTCGGCATGCTGCTGCACGCGGCGCTCGTCATCCTCGTGCCCGCCTCGCTCATCGGCGTCATCTTCCCGCTGGTGGTGCAGCTCACCACCCGGCACGTGGCGAGCGCCGCCAGCAACGTGGGCCTGCTGTACTCGGTGAATACACTGGGCGGCATCGTCGGCTCGCTGCTGGTGGGCTTCGTGCTGGTGCCGGCGGTGGGGACGCAGTGGACGTTCGTGGGGGTGTGCGCGCTCAACATGGCGCTCGCGCTGGGCGTGCAGGTGTTGGACACCGAGGCGCGGCCGAGCGCCCGGCGCAGCATGTGGGCCGGGGCGGCGCTGCTCGCGGTGGCGGTGGTGATGGTACCGGGAGACCTGCTGGTGCGCGCCTTCGCCGAGCACTCGGACTCGCGGGTGCGCTTCGTGCGCGAAGGCGTGGACGGGTCGCTGGCGGTGCTCGAGTACGACACCGCGTCCGTGTGTGACTCGGGCCTGTACGCGTGTGGTCCGGGGTGCCGGGAGAAGAGCTTCCGTCACCAGCAGTTGCTGTTCGGCTCGGTGTCGTATGCGAACACGGCGCTGCCGAGGAAGCGCTACATGGCCACGCTGGCGCACCTGCCCATGCTGCTGCACCCGGAGCCGAAGCAGGTGCTGCAGGTGTGCTTCGGCACGGGAAGCACGGCGGGCTCCTTCGCGAGCCACCCGGGGCTGGCCTCGCTCACCATCGTGGACACCAACCCGGACGTGCTGGCCGCCGCGCCGCACTTCGCCGAGCACAACCACGGCGTGGCGGAGGATCCGCGGGCGCACGTGGTGTTCGATGACGGGCGCCATTTCCTGCTGTCCACGCAGGGCCGCTACGACGTCATCTCCTTCGAGCCGCCGCCGCCCCGCTCCGCGGGCGTGGTGAGCCTCTACACCACCGAGTTCTACCAGCAGGTGAAGCAGCGGCTGGCTCAGGGTGGGGTGCTGGCGCAGTGGATCCCCCTGCAGCAGCAGCCGGACAACCTGACGCGGGGCCTGGTGGTCTCGCTGCTGGAGGTCTTCCCCGAGGTGACGCTGTGGATTCCCTCGGACTACGAGGCGGTGCTGGTGGCGTCGGACCGGCCGCTGGCGGTGGATGTGGCGGGCTGGGAGGCCCGGTGGGCGCAGGCCTCGGTGGCGCGCTCGCTGGCGGACGTGGGCTTCACCTCACCCTATGGCCTCATGGGGACGTACGTGGCGGGCACGGAGGCGCTGCGGCGCTGGACGCAAGGCTACCAGCCGGTGACGGACGACGAGCCGGCGGTGGAGTACTTCCTCTTCAACGCGGACAAGCCCTTCGACCCGGAGGCGATGCTCGCGCTGGCGCAGCCCCCGGCGCTCGCGCGGGCGGAGCAGCTGGATGCGGGGCGGCTCTCGCGCGAGCTGGAGGCCAACCGGCGGGTGCTGGAGTCCACGCGGCTCAAGCGCGAGGGCTCGTGGGACGCGGCGCGGGCGCGGGTGCAGGAGGCTCGCGCGGCGGTGGGCGACAACGCCTTCCTGTCCTTCCTGCTGGACCTGGAACTGGACTGCCTACGGCCAGCGGGGCGCTGATTGGCTAAGCCATCCGAACTAAGTTCTTTCAGGGGGTGGTTCCGGTCACGTTCGGGAGCAACTGGTCCGATGGTCGGACCAGTCGGCACGCTCCGCGGCTGGAAGGTGCCCCGCTCTCTTCGCAAGAGCCCCTCTGAAAGAACTTACTCCTGTCGTGTCAGTCGAGGAACCGGCGCCACCACCTGAGCGCCTCGTCTTCGGTGAAGCGCAGGGACGAATTTCCCGCGGCCATCCAGGTGACTGGCGAGGCCTTGTGCAGCGGCTCGAGCAAGGGTTCGAGGACGTGCGCGAGCTCCCGGTAGGCAGGAAGGGTCTGTCCCTGGTGCAGGTCGCCAGCTTCGGGCCACTCTCCGAGGGTGACGACCACGCGGCCGTCCACGAGTTCCTGGACAGTCACTCCGGGGGAGCGGAGCCGTTCTTCGAGGCCCCGCACTCCACCGAGCTTTTCGAGCACGGGCGGAGCGAAGAAGTTCAGCCAGTGGACCCCATCGACATGGAGGCCGACATCCTCCTCCCACTGCCAGGTCGGGCGTAGGTCGAAGCCAGGATGACGAAACGCCGCGGCGCGAAGGGCGTCATCCGTGGAGTGCGAGGGCCAATGGAGTTGGAGTGAAAGCCCCGCGTGGCCCGTGGCGAACCGAAGCTGTGAAGCCAGGGCGTGAGCGAGCCCGGCGACGCTCGTCGGACCATGGGCCTCCAGGTACTCGGTGGGAAGCGTCGCCGTCAGTACGCTCACCTGGGTGAGCTCAGGTGAGCGCCATGGGATGCGAGCCCGGTAACAAAAGCTGTAGCCGTTCCCCTCCTCGCCTCCGAGGAAGATTTGCGTTTCATAGCGTCTCTTCTCCACTCGCTGGGCGTAGGCCTCGCTGTAGTCATCGGCGAAGCGCCAGTGACGCTCGGGCCGGAGGCGTTGGCGGACTTCGTTCCACCGTTCAGCTGAAAGAGGGCCGCCCTCGTCATCATCGACGAACGCTTCGTTGATCATCTCGGAAGCCTCGTCGACGGCCCGCATGTAGCTGTCGAGGGCGAGACTCACACCCGAGGCGATGTCCGGATGGTCATGCGGTAGGTAGAAGCAGAGCCGGATGACCTCGCGCGCGAGCAGTTTCTCATCCCGCACGTTGAGCTCTTGGGCCGAAAGCATATCCCTGAGACTCAGGCAGCTTCACGGCCAGCGTGGGACGGCGCTCACCGGCAACTCGCGGTTCAGCACGGCAGCCCCTTCCTTGGAGCCTTCCCATTTGGGCACACGCCCGTCCCTGTCTCCCAACACGATGCACACGGGGTACTTCCGCCCATCGGGCAGCACAGCCAGCGTGTAGCGGCCCAGGACGGCCGGGCGCTCCACATCCCCGGCGATGTCGTAGATGCCGGGGCCCGTCCAGAGGCGGCCGTGGAGCAACGTCCCCTCGGGCAGGTTGCCGTCTCCCTCCGTGATGCGTCCGATGACGGGGCCGTCCTGGTAGATGCCCACCTCGCTGGTATCGCCGGGCTGGTTGATGTCCACGACGGCCTGAAGAGGGCTGGCCGTCCGAACCTTCAACTCCTGGAACATGGCCTCGGCCGCTTCCTTGGGGCAGTCCATGGGCTCCGGAGGCTTCACTTGGGCGGCGGGGCAGCCGATGCCGACGACAGCGCACAGCCAGGCGGCGAGGAAACTCGAGGAGGTGGAGGGGGGAGTGGTGGACACGGGCGGGCTTCCTTTCTCGGAGCGGCCAGACCCAGGCGGCAGCGCCTCGGGTGGGGCCGCGAGTGTGGAGCGTGCCAGCCACAAGACAAGGCCGACCACAGTCAGGCCCACGAGGAGGACCCGGGGCCACCTTGCGCGCCGGGGACTGCCAGGAGTAGCCGGGGCCTCCTGCGGCTGCGGAGCCTCCTCCGGGGCCGCGCGCGCCGTTTCGGGCGACTGGGCCTGCGGAGACACCTCTTCATGGGGCGTTGGCTCCACCGGGCCCTGCTCGGCCTCGAAGAGCGGCACCTTCCAGGCGGCTGACTTCCTCTCCTGCTCGGCTGCCTGCTCCAACGCCTGCAGCAGTGCCCCGGTGCTGGGGTACCGGTCCTCGGGTTTCTTCTCCAACAGCCTCATGGCGATGCCGCTGAGGGCGCGCGGTGCCAAGGGGTTGAGGAGGTGGGGCGCTGTTGGGGACACGGTGGCGATGGCGGCCACCAGCTGCTCGTCCGGCAACTCGGGGTTGAAGGGGTGCAAATCCGTAAGGGCCTGGAAGAGCAGCACCCCCAGGGCGTACAGGTCCGCGGCAGCGCCCCCGTGAAAGGGCACGCCCTTCTTCCACGCCTCGGTGCGCGTGTAGGCCAGGAGCTCGGGCGGAAGCAGGTGCATGACGCCCTCGGGCACGCCCATGGTTTTGGTGAGGGTCCCAGGCAGACGCACGGTGCCGAAGTCGATGAGGAAGGGACGGCCGTCCTCGCGGCGGATGAGGAGGTTCTCCGCCTTCAAGTCCCGGTGGTACACGCCGCGTTGGTGCAGCACCCCCACGGTGCGCACCACGCTGGAGAAGGTGTCCACCAGCCTGGCGGCGTGAGGAGGGCTGCGCCAGCGCCACTCGTGCCAGTTGTCCCCGTCCACGTAGTCGGTGACGAGGAAGGGGTAGCCGTTGCTGGGGCTGGGCCAGCAGTCCACCGCGTGCAGGCGCAGCAGGTTGGGGTGGGAGGCGTAGGTGAAGAGGGCCGCCGCCTCGCGCGCCAGTCGCCGGTAGGCGCTCTTCTCCTCCACGTACTCCTCCTCCGAGAGCTCTTCCCGGGCCTCGGAGAAAGGCAGTAGCCCCATCTTCAAGGAGTAGGGCTTGTTGTCGCGCTCCACCATGAAGACGCGGGAGGAGCCGCCACGGCCCAGCACCTGGACGATGCGCCAGGGCCCCACCATGTGACCGGGTTTGAGATGGTCCGGATGCAGGGCTTCCATCGTCATGGGTCAGCGCTCCTACAGATTCACTTCGCGGATGGAGAGGCGCCGGCGGCCACTCTTGTCGAGCAGCTCCAGGTGGAGGGCCTCGCTCACCTTCCAGAAAGGGGCCTCCGTCTCTACAGCCACGAGGCCCTCCTCACCGGGCGCGAGCTGCGCCTTGTTCATGTCCACGGAGCGCACTTTCACCGGGGTGCCGTCCGCCCGGGTGAGTTTCGCCTCCCCTGGCTCCCAGGGCTTCTGCCCCGGGAGGTTGCGTACACGGATGACGGCGAGCGCCCAGGGGCCGGCGCGATACCCATCTCCTTTCAACACCTTCAATCCCCCTTGCGCACCCGGGAGGATTTCCATGCGCCGGGCCTGTACACCGTCGCTGTTGAGCCGCCCGGAGAAGACGAGCCCGGCAGGTCCACTCGCGGCTTGGAGCGCCGCGAGCGCCGCCTCCTTCTCCGCCAGCGCCGCTTCCAGCGCCTCGACGGTGCGCGGGCGGCGCACCACCTGCACCTCCTTGTCCACCAACGAGGCGTGGGAGACGAGGGAGAAGGTCGCATACGCCGGGGTGGCTCCGTCCTTGTAGCGCACCCGTACGCCCAGCTTCTCTCCGGAGCCCGGCTCCACCGCGGGCTCGAGGGTGAGGGTGCGATCCCCCGTGTCCACCACCCGGAAGCGCGTTGCCCGCCCCTCTACCTCCACCGAGGCCCTGTCGATGGGGGCGTCGAAACGCAGGTAGGTGGCGATGTTGGCCGCCACCCGCACCTCCGGCACCGGCTCGTCCGGGTTGCTGGGGAGGATGATCTGCCGCTCCTGGCGCTCTCGGGCGGAGGGCTGGGATTGCGCTGCCGAGGGGGTCGCCAGGGACTGGGTGAGGAGCACCAGGAGAAGGGGTGATGGTAGTGTCAGAGTGGTTGACCTCTGCGGTTCACCCTAGCAGATGCTCCACGTGGGAGGCGTAGCCATCAAGCGCCGTTTCTTTCCGCGGGTGGTGCTTCGGCTCGGAGTCGGAGGCGGTGCCTGACCCGGGTGGGTCTCTCCATGGAGAGCGGTCAGCCAGCCGAGCGCATCCGGTCGCACGTTCTCGCGTTGCGCGCTCCGGGGTGATGGCGGAAGGATGGCGCCACCGCTGTGACGCCCTTCCTCTTCACCGTCGTGGTGTTCGTCGTGTCCCTCGGAGCCGGGTTGATGGGCTCGCTCCTGGGACTCGGAGGAGGCCTCATCCTCGTGCCGGTGCTCACCCTGCTGCTCGGCGTGGACATCCGCTACGCCGTGGGGGCCTCCATCGTGTCCGTCATCGCCACCTCCAGTGGCGCCGCGGCCGCCTATGTGCGTGAGCGGCTCACCAACCTGCGCGTGGCCATGTTCCTCGAGCTGGCCACCACCGCCGGGGCACTGACGGGCGCCTCGCTCGCGGGCGTCATCAGCGGACGCTGGCTGTACGTCGTCTTCGGCGTGGTGATGGGGTACTCGGCGCTCGCCATGCTGGGCAAGCTGCGCGGTGGCAGGTGCGTGGCCGGAGCGCCTCCGCCCGATGCGCTCGCGGACCGCCTGGGGCTGCACGGCAGCTACTGGGACGAGGAGGCCGGACGCGAGATTCCCTACCGCGTCACCCGACCCCTGACGGGCCTGGGCCTCATGTACGCGGCGGGCACGGTGAGCGGGCTGCTGGGCATCGGTTCGGGGGCACTGAAGGTGCCGGCGATGGACCTGGCCATGGGCCTGCCCCTCAAGGTGTCCACCGCCACCAGCAACTTCATGATTGGAGTCACCGCCGCGGCCAGCGCGGGCGTCTACTTCGCGCGCGGTGACATCGACCCGTTCATCGCTGGCCCCGTATGCGCCGGTGTGGTGCTGGGCGCCTTCACCGGCTCTCACTTCCTCACCAAGGTGAAGAGCTCCTGGCTGCGAGGCCTCTTCGTGGTGGTGCTGCTGGGCGTGTCCTTCCAGATGCTGCGCAAGGGAGTGAGTCCGTGAGCGTGGAGCCTTCCGTCTCGACTTCCCCTGCTACCGCGGGCGCGTTGGAGCAGGGCGCGGGTCCCGAGGTGCTCATCAGCAACCTGCTGCGCGCCGGTGTGGTGGTCAGCCTCACGTTGGTGACGTTCGGCATGTCGCTGACCTTCTTCCACCACCGTGACTACTTCTCTTCGGCGCAGGCACTCCAGCGCCTCACGGCTCCAGAGCGCGGTCCTCATGACCTGACGGACGTACTCGCGGATGCGATGAACGCCCGGGGGCAGGCCTTCGTGATGGTGGGGCTGCTGGTGCTGATGGCCACCCCGGTGCTGCGGGTGGCCCTCTCTCTGCTCGTCTTCGGACGGCAGCGGGACCGGGCCTTCGTCACGGTGACGTCCGTCGTCCTCACCCTGCTGCTGCTGTCCTTCCTGCTGGGCAAGGTGGAGTAGGGCGTCAGTACTCCTTGCTCCAGATGACGTCCGCGCCACCCACCTGGAGGTCGCCGTACTCGAGCTGGAAGCCCCAGCTCGGGGTGAACTGGTACTCCAGCCGCACGGTGTTGGCGTTCTCCCGCCGGGTGGTGGACTGGTTCTGCGGAGTCCCCAGGCGGCCGCTGTAGCCCAGGTACAGCTTCTCCGTGAGGTACTTGCCCACCTCCAACCGCGTCCCCGCCAGGCCATCGTCACCGGCCTCGAGGGTGAACACGTCCAGCGGCAGCTTCGCCGCCAGCGCGTTGCGCACCTGCGAGGCCAGCACCGAGCCCAGCACCGATGCCACCTGTCCCTGGTTCATCGACGCGCCCGAGCCTGCCCGGAGCGTGCGCCGGCCCGTGGCCAGCAGGGTGTAGATCTCCGTCTCCGGCAGCGGCGGATCACTCGTGGGCTTGATGGTGAAGTCCTTGCCCTGCCCGCGGATGGCGACGAACACCTTCACGCCCGCGCGCTCGTTGTCGTACTCGGCGGTGGCGTTGATGAAGGGCTGGGCCGGTGGGCCGGTGAAGCGCACGTAGCTGGAGTTCTGCACCGTGAAGCGCCGGCCCAGCACCTCCACCTCGCCGCGAAGGACCTTCACCGTGCCGCCCAGGGAGAGCTCGTCGTTCTGGTACTGCACGCGCAGGCCCCGATCGAAGCCGATCTCCGCGTTGATGTCCGTGCCGTGGATCCACAGGTTCCTCGGGGCATTCACGATGATTTCGTACCGGAGCTGCGACTCCTCCTGCGTGCCCGCTCCACCCGTGGCCGTGCCGGGCGCGGCGCCGCCGGCGGGCGCCTTCTTGCGCTTGTCCGGTTCCAGCGCCACCCCGTTGCGCACCAGGACGATGCCCTCGGGGCGATCCATCGACTGGACGTCCTTGCGCTTCTCCTCCGGGAGATTGACGTGCGCCTCGGGGAGGGAGACGTCGCTCAGGTAGACCTGCTTGTCGCTCACCAGTCCCTTGAGCGTGGTGCGCAGGGTGAGGGTGGCCATCAGCTGGTCGTCGGAGACGAGCGGGAAGTCATTCATCTCCCCCTCGCCGGTGAGATCGTAGTAGCTCTCCGGACCGCTCCTGCCGTCGGTGGTCTTCCGGTCCGCCTGGGCGGTGAACCGCAGGGTGCCGGAGCCGCTGCGGGCGGAGAGTTCGGTGAGCTCCAGGTGCTTGTCGGTGACGTCGAGCGCCACCTGCACGTTCCGGTAGTCGCCGTAGCCATCGAGGGCGAGCCGGCCGTCCTTCCACTGG
This genomic interval carries:
- a CDS encoding response regulator, encoding MPPLPTEPRPPRILLAEDDDEMRALLTLTLARAGYAVVALEDGFELSDYVSLTQVFGGPLLAPDLILSDVRMPGRTGLEVLVQARACGLACPVVILSAFTDDETREEARKLGVKAVLDKPVDLEELKSTLHELARAGLPVR
- a CDS encoding HEAT repeat domain-containing protein codes for the protein MFRSRTLALAVAVVLLLAAGAVIWRPAAPNAPPAAPIGSTGAAVRPAPPAPQVTVKLQSSATGYVGSEKCAECHDDEHAAWSKDWHARALSEATPRYVVGDFSQTHFKGESSEAWMSRRDEHSFMSTRGPTGGTFEYPVHWVVGGKRMQDPVTVMPDGRWQVLPIYFHVTGKGEWVDYSETKQGALTTDHPFFWSNWQRNAQHSCLDCHVTGLNATYDRQAHQWSTGFADPGVACESCHGPGARHAETQLKKDIVQPAKLPPREELAVCGQCHGPHRTLFPLLDARHRFHPGDSYEDHYQPMVVTLGNQRSGDYFDDGRPKTSSFEYQALSQSRCHLQGGATCLTCHTAPHGEHAANEVKQPKHLAQGVTVGSASCQGCHAKVFAEGEKHTHHASAEARDCLACHMPPTISGVLDHFADHALDVPVPQNTVKHGIPNACNACHTHEKASPESMVAAMEKWWPKAKQRQARRMRLADAIAEKTAAASRQPLEQVLADKKEAPTLRGVAAQLLAQRFRKDAVPALKAALATATDSTLRSELAEALASTGTREVADTLAPLLKDKSLWVRQAAAVPLASVGDARGTAALEELARHPDSEGLPVPHVVLGQMAFRRGDLATGIRELERSLDLQPYNAEVLVLLADAYARQGDMVRARDRLEEALRFDPRHRGARQRMNLMKNGRGPGR
- a CDS encoding fused MFS/spermidine synthase yields the protein MNRISARVFAAVGLLFVASGMSGLVFEVIWVRYLTLVVGHTTFAASLVVSAFLAGLVLGSLALGRLADRLSRPLLAYGLLEAATGVLALGITHVLATLPEWLSALGLPGGGPLPVRGVLAFLLVLPPTFFMGGTLPVLVRFVARQLEGLGRSFGVLYALNTLGAALGCGLAGFYLIGAVGLWRTAAIASGLNLLVGLAVFLLHLRLRPEPLPASASTPAEAAPDASAAFHGARRTLLVTAFALCGFASISYEVLWFRVLSTSLDSSTYAFTILLVTFLLGLVIGGLVYSLRLAGRVRELELFVSVEAMLSFAGLLSLALLGMSRPVSQVLSGLVGGWGPNAVYVGMLLHAALVILVPASLIGVIFPLVVQLTTRHVASAASNVGLLYSVNTLGGIVGSLLVGFVLVPAVGTQWTFVGVCALNMALALGVQVLDTEARPSARRSMWAGAALLAVAVVMVPGDLLVRAFAEHSDSRVRFVREGVDGSLAVLEYDTASVCDSGLYACGPGCREKSFRHQQLLFGSVSYANTALPRKRYMATLAHLPMLLHPEPKQVLQVCFGTGSTAGSFASHPGLASLTIVDTNPDVLAAAPHFAEHNHGVAEDPRAHVVFDDGRHFLLSTQGRYDVISFEPPPPRSAGVVSLYTTEFYQQVKQRLAQGGVLAQWIPLQQQPDNLTRGLVVSLLEVFPEVTLWIPSDYEAVLVASDRPLAVDVAGWEARWAQASVARSLADVGFTSPYGLMGTYVAGTEALRRWTQGYQPVTDDEPAVEYFLFNADKPFDPEAMLALAQPPALARAEQLDAGRLSRELEANRRVLESTRLKREGSWDAARARVQEARAAVGDNAFLSFLLDLELDCLRPAGR
- a CDS encoding DUF3396 domain-containing protein; translation: MRDEKLLAREVIRLCFYLPHDHPDIASGVSLALDSYMRAVDEASEMINEAFVDDDEGGPLSAERWNEVRQRLRPERHWRFADDYSEAYAQRVEKRRYETQIFLGGEEGNGYSFCYRARIPWRSPELTQVSVLTATLPTEYLEAHGPTSVAGLAHALASQLRFATGHAGLSLQLHWPSHSTDDALRAAAFRHPGFDLRPTWQWEEDVGLHVDGVHWLNFFAPPVLEKLGGVRGLEERLRSPGVTVQELVDGRVVVTLGEWPEAGDLHQGQTLPAYRELAHVLEPLLEPLHKASPVTWMAAGNSSLRFTEDEALRWWRRFLD
- a CDS encoding serine/threonine protein kinase, with protein sequence MTMEALHPDHLKPGHMVGPWRIVQVLGRGGSSRVFMVERDNKPYSLKMGLLPFSEAREELSEEEYVEEKSAYRRLAREAAALFTYASHPNLLRLHAVDCWPSPSNGYPFLVTDYVDGDNWHEWRWRSPPHAARLVDTFSSVVRTVGVLHQRGVYHRDLKAENLLIRREDGRPFLIDFGTVRLPGTLTKTMGVPEGVMHLLPPELLAYTRTEAWKKGVPFHGGAAADLYALGVLLFQALTDLHPFNPELPDEQLVAAIATVSPTAPHLLNPLAPRALSGIAMRLLEKKPEDRYPSTGALLQALEQAAEQERKSAAWKVPLFEAEQGPVEPTPHEEVSPQAQSPETARAAPEEAPQPQEAPATPGSPRRARWPRVLLVGLTVVGLVLWLARSTLAAPPEALPPGSGRSEKGSPPVSTTPPSTSSSFLAAWLCAVVGIGCPAAQVKPPEPMDCPKEAAEAMFQELKVRTASPLQAVVDINQPGDTSEVGIYQDGPVIGRITEGDGNLPEGTLLHGRLWTGPGIYDIAGDVERPAVLGRYTLAVLPDGRKYPVCIVLGDRDGRVPKWEGSKEGAAVLNRELPVSAVPRWP
- a CDS encoding DUF2381 family protein, which gives rise to MLLTQSLATPSAAQSQPSARERQERQIILPSNPDEPVPEVRVAANIATYLRFDAPIDRASVEVEGRATRFRVVDTGDRTLTLEPAVEPGSGEKLGVRVRYKDGATPAYATFSLVSHASLVDKEVQVVRRPRTVEALEAALAEKEAALAALQAASGPAGLVFSGRLNSDGVQARRMEILPGAQGGLKVLKGDGYRAGPWALAVIRVRNLPGQKPWEPGEAKLTRADGTPVKVRSVDMNKAQLAPGEEGLVAVETEAPFWKVSEALHLELLDKSGRRRLSIREVNL
- a CDS encoding sulfite exporter TauE/SafE family protein produces the protein MTPFLFTVVVFVVSLGAGLMGSLLGLGGGLILVPVLTLLLGVDIRYAVGASIVSVIATSSGAAAAYVRERLTNLRVAMFLELATTAGALTGASLAGVISGRWLYVVFGVVMGYSALAMLGKLRGGRCVAGAPPPDALADRLGLHGSYWDEEAGREIPYRVTRPLTGLGLMYAAGTVSGLLGIGSGALKVPAMDLAMGLPLKVSTATSNFMIGVTAAASAGVYFARGDIDPFIAGPVCAGVVLGAFTGSHFLTKVKSSWLRGLFVVVLLGVSFQMLRKGVSP
- a CDS encoding DUF1634 domain-containing protein, producing MSVEPSVSTSPATAGALEQGAGPEVLISNLLRAGVVVSLTLVTFGMSLTFFHHRDYFSSAQALQRLTAPERGPHDLTDVLADAMNARGQAFVMVGLLVLMATPVLRVALSLLVFGRQRDRAFVTVTSVVLTLLLLSFLLGKVE